Proteins encoded in a region of the Pseudomonas shahriarae genome:
- a CDS encoding VOC family protein: MSVLGIDEVTYGVEDLDTCVRFFSDWGLTQVSTQPDEVIFETLNGCRVVLADLNKPGLPPAIEAGSTVREVVWGVADAADLALYAERIANDPGFVEGNGRIGCTDPNGLAIRLQVTRKRELEIECSGHNTWQTKGRINKAAPIYERATPIEVGHVVFFVKDVNACEAFYHERFGFQASDRYPDRGAFLRTAEEGGHHDLFMLQLPAPRAGLNHVAFTVRDVHEVFGGGMHVSRSGWPTEIGPGRHPVSSAFFWYFKNPAGALVEYYADEDQLTGEWQPRTFEPGPTVFAEWAIAGGIDGNTRRQQHVEAPQGKFLTDKPKS; the protein is encoded by the coding sequence ATGAGCGTTTTAGGTATTGATGAAGTCACCTATGGCGTCGAGGACCTCGACACCTGCGTGCGTTTTTTCAGCGACTGGGGCCTGACCCAGGTCAGCACGCAACCCGATGAGGTGATCTTCGAGACCCTCAATGGCTGCCGCGTAGTGCTCGCCGACCTGAACAAACCCGGCCTGCCGCCCGCCATCGAGGCCGGCTCCACCGTGCGTGAAGTGGTGTGGGGCGTGGCCGACGCGGCGGACCTTGCGCTGTACGCCGAACGCATCGCCAACGACCCGGGGTTTGTCGAAGGCAACGGGCGCATCGGCTGCACCGACCCCAACGGCCTAGCGATCCGCCTGCAAGTCACGCGTAAGCGCGAGCTGGAGATCGAGTGCAGCGGCCACAACACCTGGCAGACCAAGGGCCGGATCAACAAGGCGGCGCCGATCTACGAGCGCGCCACGCCGATTGAAGTCGGTCACGTGGTGTTTTTCGTCAAGGACGTGAACGCCTGCGAAGCCTTCTACCACGAGCGTTTCGGCTTCCAGGCCTCGGACCGCTATCCGGATCGCGGGGCCTTTTTGCGCACCGCCGAGGAAGGTGGCCACCACGACCTGTTCATGCTGCAACTGCCGGCGCCACGGGCGGGACTGAACCATGTGGCCTTTACCGTGCGCGATGTGCACGAGGTGTTTGGCGGTGGCATGCACGTGTCCCGCAGCGGCTGGCCGACCGAGATCGGCCCTGGGCGTCACCCGGTGTCTTCGGCGTTTTTCTGGTACTTCAAGAACCCCGCCGGCGCGCTGGTGGAGTACTACGCCGACGAAGATCAACTGACCGGCGAATGGCAGCCACGCACCTTTGAGCCGGGCCCCACGGTGTTCGCCGAATGGGCAATTGCCGGCGGTATCGACGGCAATACCCGGCGCCAACAACACGTCGAGGCGCCGCAAGGCAAGTTCCTCACCGACAAACCCAAATCCTGA
- a CDS encoding FAD-dependent monooxygenase, whose product MPSLNIAIAGAGIGGLTAAIALHRAGHQVTVFEQSKAFLRVGADINLTPNAVRALDGLGIGAAVRIPAARPTHRISRMWDSGEETSRLEMSDAAEQKYGAPQLTIHRADLLAALAEVFPLEQVQFAKRAERVEHTDDGICLHFKDGSQHRCDVLIGADGIHSVVRNALFGEEHPRFTGVVAYRAVVPAELVAHVPNIQAFTKWWGPNPQSQIVTFPLNQGKDIFIFATTAQDSWHEESWTSAGDADELRSHYQAFHPDARALLDACSDVLKTALYERDPLPFWSKGPITLLGDACHPMMPFMAQGAGQAIEDAVVLARYLQDLDSPSQVAAALQGYQQARLERTSQIQIGSRGNQWLKDGGNADWVYGYDAWTIPTQSAA is encoded by the coding sequence ATGCCTTCCCTGAATATTGCTATCGCCGGTGCCGGTATCGGCGGCCTGACCGCCGCCATCGCCCTGCACCGCGCCGGTCACCAGGTCACCGTGTTTGAACAGTCCAAGGCCTTTTTGCGGGTCGGCGCCGACATCAACCTCACCCCCAACGCGGTACGTGCGCTGGATGGCCTGGGGATTGGCGCCGCCGTGCGCATCCCGGCCGCCCGGCCGACCCATCGCATCAGCCGGATGTGGGACAGCGGCGAAGAGACTTCACGCCTGGAAATGTCCGACGCCGCCGAGCAAAAGTACGGCGCCCCGCAACTGACCATCCACCGCGCCGACCTGCTGGCTGCCCTGGCCGAAGTGTTCCCGTTGGAGCAGGTGCAATTCGCCAAGCGCGCCGAGCGGGTTGAGCACACTGACGACGGCATCTGCCTGCACTTCAAGGACGGCAGCCAGCACCGCTGCGATGTGCTGATCGGCGCCGACGGCATCCACTCGGTGGTGCGCAACGCGCTGTTTGGCGAAGAGCACCCGCGCTTTACCGGGGTGGTGGCGTACCGCGCGGTGGTGCCGGCCGAGTTGGTGGCCCATGTGCCGAATATCCAGGCCTTTACCAAGTGGTGGGGCCCCAACCCGCAGAGCCAGATCGTTACGTTCCCGCTCAACCAGGGCAAAGATATTTTTATCTTCGCCACCACCGCCCAGGACAGCTGGCACGAAGAGTCGTGGACCAGCGCTGGCGATGCCGACGAGCTGCGCAGCCACTATCAGGCGTTCCACCCCGACGCCCGTGCCCTGCTGGATGCGTGCAGCGATGTGCTCAAGACCGCGCTGTATGAGCGCGACCCGCTGCCGTTCTGGTCCAAGGGCCCGATCACCCTGCTGGGCGATGCCTGCCACCCGATGATGCCGTTCATGGCCCAGGGTGCCGGCCAGGCCATCGAGGATGCGGTGGTGCTCGCCCGTTACCTGCAAGACCTCGACAGCCCGTCCCAGGTCGCCGCGGCCTTGCAGGGCTATCAGCAGGCGCGCCTGGAACGCACCAGCCAGATCCAGATCGGCTCGCGGGGCAACCAGTGGCTCAAGGACGGCGGCAACGCCGATTGGGTCTATGGCTACGACGCCTGGACCATCCCCACCCAAAGCGCGGCCTGA
- a CDS encoding recombinase-like helix-turn-helix domain-containing protein: MSTTERFLEPHQARKRPNTQFEELLGDSIERAFGNGVTELPALLAHLNLAGPPCPLTSGEWTADAYQTLMARLGE; encoded by the coding sequence ATGAGCACTACCGAACGCTTCCTCGAGCCCCATCAGGCGCGCAAACGGCCCAATACCCAGTTTGAAGAGCTGCTGGGCGACTCCATCGAACGCGCCTTCGGCAACGGCGTGACCGAGCTGCCGGCGCTGCTCGCCCACCTCAACCTGGCCGGCCCGCCCTGCCCGCTGACCAGCGGCGAGTGGACGGCAGATGCCTATCAAACCCTGATGGCCCGGCTGGGCGAATGA
- a CDS encoding aromatic ring-hydroxylating oxygenase subunit alpha, whose protein sequence is MTMQLTVDPVENHLANGLKDLWFPVLPSDLLGEKPVSVRRLGYKIALWRDNDGRVHALEDHCPHRGAPLSQGPVLGDRLQCPYHGVEVRCDGTVTKVPGSPGCKLEGSRPTRMFHTREAAGAIFLFNATDAHLETPPELVLPEQLTSPEWSSFVCYTEWKGDYRYVIDNVMDPMHGTYLHKMSHSMSEGEATAKFVTRDTDNGFFFEKEGQRGVNFDWTEFMDNGCHWLRLEIPYPKTGGPGGNFTIIGSYTPSSRALSAVFHWRCRPLTGWQRDTWRFLYKNRLEARHWAVLEQDRVLLEFMEPDANQRENLYQHDLGVVRMRRYLKNAAKAQLELIDAKQLP, encoded by the coding sequence ATGACTATGCAATTGACCGTCGACCCTGTTGAAAACCATCTGGCCAATGGCCTCAAAGACCTCTGGTTCCCGGTGTTGCCTTCGGACCTGTTGGGGGAGAAGCCGGTGTCGGTGCGCCGCCTCGGCTACAAGATCGCCCTGTGGCGCGACAACGATGGCCGCGTACACGCCCTCGAAGACCATTGCCCCCATCGCGGCGCGCCGCTGTCCCAGGGCCCGGTGCTGGGTGATCGCCTGCAATGCCCGTATCACGGCGTCGAAGTGCGCTGTGACGGCACCGTGACCAAGGTGCCCGGCAGCCCCGGCTGCAAACTCGAAGGCAGCCGCCCGACCCGCATGTTCCATACCCGCGAAGCGGCAGGCGCGATCTTTTTGTTCAATGCCACCGACGCGCATTTAGAGACCCCGCCGGAACTGGTGCTGCCCGAGCAACTGACCTCGCCGGAGTGGAGCAGCTTCGTCTGCTACACCGAGTGGAAAGGCGACTACCGCTACGTGATCGACAACGTCATGGACCCGATGCACGGCACCTACCTGCACAAGATGTCGCACTCGATGAGTGAAGGCGAAGCCACCGCCAAGTTCGTCACCCGCGACACCGACAACGGGTTCTTCTTCGAGAAGGAAGGCCAGCGCGGGGTGAACTTCGACTGGACCGAGTTCATGGACAACGGCTGCCATTGGCTGCGCCTGGAAATCCCCTACCCGAAAACCGGCGGCCCGGGCGGCAACTTCACCATTATCGGCAGCTACACGCCGAGCAGCCGCGCGCTCTCGGCGGTGTTCCACTGGCGCTGCCGACCGCTGACCGGCTGGCAGCGCGACACCTGGCGCTTCCTTTACAAGAACCGCCTGGAAGCGCGGCACTGGGCCGTGCTGGAGCAGGATCGGGTGCTGCTGGAATTCATGGAGCCGGACGCCAACCAGCGCGAAAACCTCTACCAGCACGACCTGGGCGTGGTGCGCATGCGCCGTTACCTGAAAAACGCGGCCAAGGCCCAGCTTGAACTGATCGACGCGAAGCAACTGCCATGA
- a CDS encoding Rid family hydrolase gives MNAVVVAPAGASWSNALLIGREVVMSGMTAHPASREAPLDCYAQTLVVLGKIQALVTAAGGHVGNIYRLTVYLTDIADKDQVGRARRDFFAGQAVFPTSTLVAVNALVFPELRVEIEASARLDVDLRTVTEVNDV, from the coding sequence ATGAACGCGGTCGTGGTGGCGCCCGCCGGGGCCAGTTGGTCGAATGCGCTGCTGATCGGCCGCGAAGTGGTGATGTCGGGGATGACCGCGCACCCCGCCAGCCGCGAGGCCCCCCTGGATTGCTACGCCCAGACCCTGGTGGTGCTGGGCAAGATCCAGGCGCTGGTGACGGCGGCCGGCGGGCACGTGGGCAATATCTACCGGCTGACGGTGTACCTCACTGATATCGCCGACAAAGACCAAGTGGGCCGCGCCCGACGGGATTTTTTCGCCGGGCAGGCCGTGTTTCCCACGTCCACCCTGGTGGCCGTCAACGCACTGGTGTTTCCTGAACTACGGGTCGAGATCGAGGCCAGTGCCCGGCTCGATGTCGACCTGCGTACCGTCACAGAGGTGAATGATGTCTAA
- a CDS encoding PDR/VanB family oxidoreductase codes for MSKPSLLNARVHTLRYEAEGIISVEFRPLGDTVFPPFEAGSHIDLHLANGLVRSYSLLNSPSDQGRYTVGILRDRNSRGGSEYVHSQLRVGMPLSISAPRNNFALDLSASHSVLVAGGIGITPIYCMFRQLLAQGKSAELIYCARSRQEAALVEALNGLDARVVYHFNDEKGVPPDLAAYLAGQPADTHFYCCGPTPMLDAFEGTCERLGYPHAHIERFTAAELPPSEDAQSRYSVELKKSGKTLSVEPGLSLLDVLLEAGCDIDHSCREGVCGSCETRVVEGEIDHRDGVLTKAERAANTSMMVCVSGCKSRRLVLDL; via the coding sequence ATGTCTAAGCCCTCCCTGCTCAATGCCCGCGTGCATACCCTGCGCTATGAAGCCGAAGGCATCATCAGCGTGGAGTTTCGGCCGTTGGGCGATACCGTGTTCCCGCCGTTCGAGGCCGGCTCGCACATCGACCTGCACCTGGCCAACGGCCTGGTGCGCAGCTACTCGCTGCTCAACTCCCCCAGCGACCAGGGGCGCTACACCGTGGGCATCCTGCGTGACCGCAACAGCCGCGGCGGCTCGGAATATGTGCACAGCCAACTGCGGGTCGGCATGCCGCTGTCGATCTCGGCGCCGCGCAACAACTTCGCGCTGGACCTGAGCGCCAGCCACAGTGTGCTGGTGGCCGGTGGCATCGGCATTACCCCGATCTACTGCATGTTCCGCCAGTTGCTGGCCCAGGGAAAATCCGCCGAGCTGATCTATTGCGCGCGCTCGCGCCAGGAAGCGGCATTGGTGGAAGCCTTGAACGGCCTGGATGCGCGGGTGGTGTACCACTTCAACGACGAGAAAGGCGTGCCGCCGGACCTCGCCGCCTACCTCGCTGGCCAGCCGGCAGATACGCACTTCTACTGCTGCGGGCCGACGCCGATGCTGGATGCGTTCGAGGGCACCTGTGAGCGCCTGGGTTATCCCCATGCGCATATCGAGCGCTTTACCGCCGCCGAACTGCCGCCCAGCGAAGATGCCCAGAGCCGCTATAGCGTGGAGCTGAAAAAGTCCGGCAAGACGCTGTCGGTGGAGCCCGGTTTGAGTTTGCTGGATGTGTTGCTCGAAGCCGGTTGCGACATTGACCACAGCTGCCGCGAGGGGGTGTGCGGCTCCTGTGAAACGCGGGTGGTGGAAGGCGAGATCGACCACCGCGACGGGGTACTGACCAAGGCCGAGCGTGCGGCGAACACGTCGATGATGGTGTGCGTTTCGGGCTGCAAGAGCCGGCGCTTGGTGCTGGACCTTTAG
- a CDS encoding IS481 family transposase, whose protein sequence is MPWDTRDTMSLKEEFIALARQPGSNKRELCRRFGISPQTAYKWLKRYEMQGQSGLQEKSRKPATSPKLTAPALEAEVIALRRAHPAWGGRTISSLLKKQIAPSTVTNVLHRCGLIQPVQKEQEAKLRFEHDAPNDLWQMDFKGHFPTQEGRCHPLTLLDDHSRFNLAIQACDNERGITVKEKMIEVFQRFGLPARINVDNGPPWGSPRNPGEITELSIWLIRLGIRISFSRPYHPQTNGKIERFHRSLKAEVLDGRQFSTIKDAQTAFDQWREVYNLKRPHQALDYKVPMDRYRASPWAYPQQLSEFEYGPDDVLAKVYHSRFRFQKRYFSIAKGLVGQHIAVRPNPESDGLFDVYFCHHFLRTIDVSKPDYGS, encoded by the coding sequence ATGCCCTGGGACACGAGAGATACCATGAGCCTGAAAGAAGAGTTCATTGCCTTAGCACGGCAACCCGGCAGCAATAAACGAGAGCTGTGTCGACGGTTCGGCATCAGTCCGCAAACGGCCTATAAGTGGTTGAAACGCTATGAAATGCAGGGGCAGTCTGGACTGCAAGAGAAGTCCCGAAAACCTGCGACTAGCCCAAAGCTAACCGCGCCAGCTCTGGAAGCGGAAGTCATAGCGCTTAGGCGAGCACATCCCGCTTGGGGCGGACGTACAATCAGCAGCCTTTTGAAAAAGCAGATTGCTCCTAGCACTGTCACCAATGTTCTGCACCGATGCGGGCTGATTCAGCCTGTTCAGAAGGAACAAGAAGCAAAGCTGAGATTTGAACACGATGCACCTAACGATCTTTGGCAGATGGATTTCAAAGGGCACTTCCCGACGCAAGAAGGCCGATGCCATCCGCTGACGTTGTTGGACGATCACTCACGATTCAATTTGGCGATTCAAGCTTGTGATAACGAGCGTGGAATCACAGTGAAGGAAAAGATGATCGAGGTATTCCAGCGCTTTGGTTTACCGGCTCGCATCAACGTTGACAATGGGCCGCCATGGGGCTCGCCACGCAACCCTGGGGAAATCACAGAATTAAGTATCTGGTTGATTCGCTTGGGGATCAGGATCAGCTTCAGTCGTCCTTATCACCCTCAAACCAATGGAAAGATTGAGCGCTTCCATCGTTCACTCAAAGCCGAGGTGCTTGATGGGCGTCAATTCTCCACGATCAAGGATGCTCAAACAGCGTTTGATCAATGGCGTGAGGTCTATAACTTAAAACGCCCTCACCAAGCACTGGACTACAAGGTGCCTATGGACCGGTATCGAGCAAGCCCCTGGGCTTATCCGCAGCAGCTATCGGAGTTTGAATATGGGCCGGATGATGTGCTGGCCAAGGTTTATCACAGCCGATTTCGCTTTCAGAAACGTTACTTCAGCATTGCCAAGGGGCTGGTTGGGCAGCACATCGCAGTTCGGCCTAACCCTGAAAGTGACGGGCTCTTTGACGTCTACTTCTGCCACCATTTCCTACGAACGATCGACGTGAGCAAACCGGACTATGGTTCATAA
- a CDS encoding alanine/glycine:cation symporter family protein, translating into MLEVINDFLSGKVLIVLIVGLGGYFTIRSRFVQFRHFFHMFAVFRDSLKSSAGQLSSFQALMLSLAGRVGAGNIAGVGIAVTLGGPGAVFWMWVTALVGMSSSFIECSLGQLYKRTDAEGTYRGGPAYYIQHGLQKRWLGMVMAFLLLVTFGFAFNGLQAHAVTHSLNNAFGFDTTYTGLALAVLLGLVFIGGIKRIASIADLLVPVKTLVYIAVTVYVIVLQFDQVPAMLATIVKSAFGLDQAFGGLVGSAIIMGVKRGVFANEAGLGSAPNVAAVASVKHPVAQGVVQAFSVFLDTFIICTCTALLILLSGFYTPGFEGDGIALTQNSLAAVVGDWGRMFISVALALFVFTSIMYNYYLGESNLRFLVGNNRKVLIGYRALVLVLIFWGSIENLSTVFAFADITMTMLAFVNLFALAFLFKIAMRILNDYDSQRAAGIKTPVFDSSQFPDLDLDRKAWPANPVQPEPTAQATAELNAQVQR; encoded by the coding sequence ATGCTAGAAGTCATCAACGACTTCCTCTCAGGAAAAGTACTGATCGTGCTCATTGTCGGGCTCGGTGGTTACTTCACGATCCGCTCGCGTTTCGTTCAGTTTCGTCACTTCTTTCATATGTTCGCGGTGTTTCGCGACAGCCTGAAAAGCAGTGCCGGCCAACTCAGTTCGTTCCAGGCGCTGATGCTCAGCCTGGCCGGGCGGGTGGGTGCCGGTAACATCGCCGGGGTCGGCATCGCCGTGACCCTGGGCGGCCCGGGCGCAGTGTTCTGGATGTGGGTCACCGCGCTGGTGGGCATGTCTTCGAGCTTTATCGAGTGCTCCCTGGGCCAGCTCTACAAACGTACCGACGCCGAAGGCACCTACCGTGGCGGCCCGGCCTATTACATCCAGCACGGCCTGCAAAAACGCTGGCTGGGGATGGTCATGGCGTTTCTGCTGCTGGTGACCTTCGGGTTCGCCTTCAATGGCCTGCAAGCCCATGCCGTGACCCACTCGCTGAACAACGCCTTTGGCTTCGACACCACCTACACCGGCCTGGCGCTGGCGGTGTTGTTGGGCCTGGTGTTTATCGGCGGGATCAAGCGCATTGCCTCGATTGCCGACCTGCTGGTGCCGGTCAAGACCCTGGTTTATATCGCGGTGACGGTCTACGTGATCGTGCTGCAATTCGACCAGGTACCGGCCATGCTCGCGACCATCGTCAAGAGCGCCTTTGGCCTGGACCAGGCCTTCGGCGGCCTGGTGGGCAGCGCGATCATCATGGGTGTGAAGCGCGGCGTGTTTGCCAACGAAGCGGGCCTGGGCAGCGCGCCCAACGTGGCAGCCGTGGCCTCGGTGAAACACCCGGTCGCCCAAGGTGTGGTGCAAGCGTTCAGCGTGTTCCTCGACACCTTCATCATCTGCACCTGCACCGCCCTGCTGATCCTGCTCTCGGGCTTCTACACCCCAGGCTTTGAAGGCGACGGCATTGCCCTGACCCAGAACTCCCTGGCGGCGGTGGTCGGTGACTGGGGCCGGATGTTTATCTCGGTGGCCCTGGCGTTGTTCGTGTTCACCTCGATCATGTACAACTACTACCTGGGCGAGAGCAACCTGCGCTTTTTGGTGGGCAACAACCGCAAGGTGCTGATCGGTTATCGCGCGCTGGTGCTGGTGCTGATCTTCTGGGGTTCGATCGAGAACCTGAGCACCGTGTTCGCCTTCGCCGACATCACCATGACCATGCTGGCGTTCGTCAACCTGTTCGCCCTGGCGTTCCTGTTCAAGATCGCTATGCGCATCCTCAACGACTACGACAGCCAGCGCGCGGCGGGCATCAAGACCCCGGTGTTCGATTCCAGCCAGTTCCCTGACCTGGACCTGGACCGCAAGGCCTGGCCGGCCAACCCGGTGCAGCCGGAGCCAACGGCTCAAGCGACTGCTGAACTGAACGCCCAAGTGCAACGCTGA
- a CDS encoding asparaginase: MSKANTIMVLYTGGTIGMQASANGLAPASGFEARMREQLAHLPAPAWRFREMSPLIDSANMTPAYWQHLRSAVVEAVDEGCGGVLILHGTDTLAYSAAAMSFQLLGLPSPVVFTGSMLPAGVPDSDAWENVSGALAALGEGLAPGVHLYFHGALMAPTRCAKIRSFGRHPFAALQRNGGVAKAQALPAALDYRQPKALANVGVLPLVPGIDAGQLDALVASGIQALVLECFGSGTGPSDNPAFLASLQRALDRDVVVVAITQCHEGGVELDVYEAGSRLRGVGVLSGGGMTREAVFGKLQALLGAGLPNDAVRRLVELDLCGELS; encoded by the coding sequence ATGTCCAAAGCTAACACCATCATGGTGCTCTACACCGGCGGCACCATCGGCATGCAGGCCAGCGCCAACGGCCTGGCGCCCGCTTCGGGCTTTGAAGCGCGCATGCGCGAACAGCTTGCCCACCTGCCAGCGCCAGCCTGGCGCTTTCGGGAAATGTCGCCGCTGATCGACAGCGCCAATATGACGCCCGCCTACTGGCAGCACCTGCGCAGCGCCGTGGTCGAGGCTGTGGACGAGGGCTGCGGTGGCGTGCTGATTTTGCATGGCACCGACACCCTGGCCTACAGCGCGGCAGCCATGAGTTTCCAACTGCTGGGCCTACCGTCGCCCGTAGTGTTCACCGGTTCAATGCTGCCGGCCGGCGTGCCTGACAGCGATGCCTGGGAAAACGTCAGCGGCGCCCTGGCAGCGTTGGGCGAAGGCCTCGCGCCCGGCGTGCACCTGTACTTCCACGGCGCACTGATGGCGCCGACCCGCTGCGCGAAAATCCGCAGTTTTGGCCGCCATCCCTTTGCTGCACTGCAGCGCAACGGTGGCGTGGCCAAGGCCCAGGCCCTGCCCGCCGCCCTGGACTACCGCCAGCCCAAGGCCCTGGCCAATGTCGGTGTGTTGCCGCTGGTGCCGGGCATTGATGCCGGGCAACTGGACGCCCTGGTCGCCAGCGGCATCCAGGCGCTGGTGCTCGAATGCTTTGGCAGCGGCACCGGGCCCAGCGATAACCCGGCGTTCCTTGCCAGCCTGCAGCGCGCGCTGGATCGGGACGTGGTGGTGGTCGCAATCACCCAATGCCATGAAGGTGGCGTGGAACTGGACGTGTATGAAGCGGGCAGCCGCTTGCGTGGGGTCGGCGTGTTGTCCGGTGGCGGCATGACCCGCGAAGCTGTGTTCGGCAAGCTGCAAGCCCTGCTCGGCGCCGGGCTGCCCAACGACGCAGTACGGCGTCTGGTCGAACTGGACCTGTGCGGTGAACTGAGCTGA
- a CDS encoding AraC family transcriptional regulator, which produces MLHSHLTTLNAVSLVLSTFKAEGLPAEALLAGSGICAADLSRADTRIATHQEMQVCANAVALQRDIGLIVGRRMHVSAYGMLGYALLTSATFGDALRLALRYPALLGTLFELSLEQDGERIWFTASDYRESPALTAFNVELCLGSLKVICDDLLGHPLPLLGARFEHAAPDYQARYAECFDCPLQFQATANAFAFDQRWLAQPLPLADTVTHRAMAERCRKQNTEFTGREAWLGRVRQLLAAQLHAAPGLDGLAQQMNCSPRTLRRHLHDLGCSYQELLDELRFERAKQLLAQDQWPIYRIAEQLGFSETASFRHAFVRWSGVAPSQFRA; this is translated from the coding sequence ATGCTGCACTCCCACCTCACCACCCTCAATGCCGTTTCCCTGGTGCTCAGCACCTTCAAGGCCGAAGGCTTGCCCGCCGAAGCGCTGCTGGCCGGCAGTGGCATCTGTGCGGCGGACTTGAGCCGCGCCGACACACGCATCGCCACGCACCAGGAAATGCAGGTGTGCGCCAATGCCGTGGCCTTGCAGCGTGATATCGGGCTGATCGTGGGGCGACGGATGCACGTATCGGCCTACGGCATGCTCGGCTATGCGCTGCTCACCAGTGCCACTTTCGGTGACGCTTTACGCTTGGCCCTGCGTTATCCGGCGCTGTTGGGAACACTGTTCGAGCTGAGCCTGGAGCAAGACGGCGAGCGTATCTGGTTCACCGCCAGCGATTACCGCGAGAGCCCGGCACTGACCGCCTTCAATGTGGAGCTGTGCCTGGGATCGCTGAAGGTAATCTGTGACGACTTGCTCGGCCACCCGCTGCCGCTGCTGGGTGCGCGCTTTGAGCATGCCGCGCCGGATTATCAGGCGCGCTACGCCGAGTGTTTCGACTGCCCGCTGCAATTCCAGGCCACTGCCAATGCGTTCGCCTTTGACCAACGCTGGCTCGCCCAACCGTTGCCCCTGGCCGACACGGTGACCCACCGGGCAATGGCCGAGCGCTGCCGCAAACAGAACACCGAATTCACCGGGCGCGAGGCCTGGCTGGGGCGGGTGCGCCAGTTGCTCGCGGCGCAACTGCACGCCGCCCCCGGGCTGGATGGCCTGGCCCAGCAGATGAACTGTTCACCCCGCACCCTGCGCCGGCACCTGCATGACCTGGGCTGCAGCTACCAGGAACTGCTGGACGAACTGCGCTTTGAGCGCGCCAAGCAACTGTTGGCGCAAGACCAGTGGCCGATCTACCGCATCGCCGAGCAGTTGGGTTTCAGTGAGACCGCAAGCTTCCGGCATGCCTTTGTACGCTGGAGCGGTGTAGCGCCGAGTCAATTTCGAGCATGA
- a CDS encoding histone deacetylase family protein: protein MLTIYSDDHHLHHGRCELMDGQLMPCFEMPSRADHVLQRVKDRELGPVQAPQDFGLAPLQRVHSRDYLEFFKGAWQRWTAFGQDGDLLPYTWPARTLRRVLPTSLHGQLGYYSFDGGAPITAGTWQAAYSAAQVALTAQHAIQNGAHSAFALCRPPGHHAASDLMGGYCYLNNAAIAAQAFLDQGHKKVAILDVDYHHGNGTQSIFYERSDVLFTSIHGHPEAEFPFFLGYADELGDGAGEGFNFNYPLPAGSAWDTWSAALEQACQAIEGYGADIIVVSLGVDTFKDDPISQFKLDSPDYLAMGARIARLGKPTLFVMEGGYAVEEIGINAVNVLEGFEGAAQ, encoded by the coding sequence ATGCTGACGATCTACTCGGACGATCACCACCTGCACCATGGCCGTTGCGAATTGATGGACGGCCAGTTGATGCCCTGCTTCGAAATGCCTTCGCGCGCCGACCATGTGCTGCAACGGGTCAAGGACCGTGAACTGGGCCCGGTGCAAGCGCCGCAGGACTTCGGCCTGGCGCCGCTGCAACGTGTTCACAGCCGCGACTACCTGGAGTTTTTCAAAGGGGCCTGGCAACGCTGGACGGCCTTCGGCCAGGACGGTGACCTGCTGCCCTACACCTGGCCCGCCCGCACCCTGCGCCGCGTATTACCCACCAGCCTGCATGGCCAACTGGGCTATTACAGCTTCGATGGCGGTGCGCCGATCACCGCCGGCACCTGGCAAGCCGCCTACAGCGCAGCGCAGGTCGCGCTGACCGCACAACACGCGATCCAAAACGGTGCCCACAGTGCCTTCGCCCTGTGCCGCCCGCCGGGGCATCATGCCGCCAGTGACTTGATGGGCGGTTATTGCTACCTCAACAACGCCGCCATCGCCGCCCAGGCCTTTCTCGATCAGGGCCACAAAAAGGTCGCGATCCTCGATGTCGATTACCACCACGGCAACGGCACCCAGTCGATTTTCTATGAGCGCAGTGATGTGCTGTTCACTTCGATCCACGGGCATCCGGAGGCAGAGTTTCCGTTTTTCCTCGGCTACGCCGATGAGCTGGGCGACGGTGCCGGTGAAGGCTTCAACTTCAACTACCCACTGCCGGCCGGTTCCGCCTGGGACACCTGGAGCGCCGCGCTGGAGCAGGCCTGCCAGGCAATCGAAGGCTATGGCGCGGACATCATCGTCGTGTCCCTGGGCGTCGACACATTCAAGGACGACCCCATCTCGCAGTTCAAGCTCGACAGCCCGGACTACCTGGCCATGGGTGCGCGTATCGCTCGCCTGGGCAAGCCGACGCTGTTTGTGATGGAAGGCGGCTATGCGGTGGAAGAAATCGGCATCAATGCCGTCAACGTTCTCGAAGGTTTTGAGGGGGCTGCCCAATGA